From the genome of Phytohabitans rumicis, one region includes:
- a CDS encoding glycosyltransferase, with product MRIAMISEHASPLAALGGADAGAQNIHVAELSAALAEQGHDVRVYTRRDSAGLPALVPMRDGVEVAHVPAGPPEPLPAEALLPYMKDFGRWLVDQWRGDDWAPTVAHAHFWMSGLAAVVAGRQVGVPVVQTYHALGTVNRRHQGAADTSPPQRIGYERALGRAVDRVVAQCQDEVRELVRMGVPRARMAIVPSGVDSGRFTPDGPAVARDPRRPRILTVGGFVERRGLADVIQAMRVVPRAECVVVGGPDAAQLATDPFAQRLRSVAESTNVADRVQLVGAVPASDMPRWYRSADVLASAPWYEQFGRTPLEAMACGVPVIGSSVGGLTDTVVDGLTGDLVPPRDPRSLGVAMRRLLGDPVRRFAYATAALDRARQCYSWKRVAEQLTAVYSAVSRLRRTRGAVA from the coding sequence ATGCGCATCGCGATGATCTCGGAGCACGCCAGCCCGCTCGCCGCACTGGGCGGCGCGGATGCCGGTGCGCAGAACATCCACGTCGCCGAGTTGTCCGCCGCGCTCGCGGAGCAGGGCCACGACGTGCGCGTCTACACCCGGCGCGACTCCGCCGGGCTGCCCGCGCTCGTGCCGATGAGAGACGGCGTGGAGGTGGCACACGTGCCGGCCGGCCCGCCCGAGCCGTTGCCCGCGGAGGCGCTGCTGCCGTACATGAAGGACTTCGGCCGCTGGCTGGTCGATCAGTGGCGGGGCGACGACTGGGCGCCCACCGTGGCGCACGCCCACTTCTGGATGAGTGGCCTGGCCGCCGTTGTCGCCGGGCGCCAGGTCGGCGTGCCGGTCGTACAGACGTACCACGCGCTGGGCACGGTGAATCGGCGCCACCAAGGCGCGGCGGACACCAGCCCGCCGCAGCGGATCGGATACGAGCGGGCGCTGGGCCGCGCCGTGGACCGCGTCGTCGCGCAGTGCCAGGACGAGGTGCGCGAACTGGTCCGCATGGGCGTTCCCCGCGCCAGGATGGCTATCGTCCCGTCCGGCGTCGACAGTGGACGGTTCACACCGGACGGTCCGGCGGTAGCGCGTGATCCGCGCCGGCCGCGCATCCTCACGGTGGGTGGGTTCGTGGAACGCAGGGGACTCGCCGACGTCATCCAGGCGATGCGGGTCGTGCCCCGCGCCGAGTGTGTCGTGGTCGGCGGGCCGGACGCCGCGCAGCTCGCCACCGACCCGTTCGCCCAACGGCTGCGCAGCGTCGCGGAGTCGACCAACGTCGCCGACCGGGTCCAACTCGTCGGCGCGGTGCCGGCCAGCGACATGCCCCGCTGGTACCGTTCGGCCGACGTGCTCGCGTCCGCCCCCTGGTACGAGCAGTTCGGCCGCACTCCGCTGGAGGCGATGGCTTGCGGCGTACCCGTGATCGGCTCGTCGGTCGGCGGCCTCACGGACACCGTCGTGGACGGCCTCACCGGCGACCTCGTGCCCCCACGCGACCCCCGCTCGCTGGGCGTCGCGATGCGCCGACTGCTGGGCGATCCGGTGCGCAGGTTCGCGTACGCCACGGCGGCGCTCGACCGGGCCCGCCAGTGCTACTCGTGGAAGCGGGTCGCCGAGCAGCTCACCGCCGTCTACTCGGCGGTCAGCCGGCTGCGTCGGACCAGGGGCGCCGTGGCGTGA
- a CDS encoding LacI family DNA-binding transcriptional regulator, translated as MGRQRSQSVTLSDVARLAGVSVATASKALNARDEVAPETRRRVLQAADELSFQPNVLARGLISGRTRTVGLLTDELAGRFSIPILLGVENALGNEQMSVLLCDARGDAIRRQHYIRTLLARQVDGFIVLGDSNDLRPSLTRDIPVPVVYVYGESDDPGDLSVLADDEDGARLATEHLVSLGRQRIAHITGPEAYRAARDRVASLRKVLAAAGLPLVGGDPLYGEWSQRWGRNAAKMLLTANPEIDAIFCGNDQIATGVANTVRELGRQIPDDVSIIGYDNWHEFAADCQPPLTTVDLNLQQLGATAVKHLFAALDGQPASGVIRQPCRLVVRDSTGPATRRE; from the coding sequence GTGGGCAGGCAGCGATCCCAGTCGGTCACGCTGAGCGACGTGGCCCGGCTGGCCGGCGTATCGGTGGCGACCGCGTCGAAGGCGCTCAACGCGCGCGACGAGGTCGCGCCCGAGACCCGTCGCCGTGTCCTCCAGGCAGCCGACGAGCTCTCCTTCCAGCCGAACGTGCTCGCCCGCGGCCTCATCTCCGGGCGCACCCGCACGGTCGGCCTGCTCACCGACGAGCTCGCCGGCCGGTTCTCCATCCCGATCCTGCTGGGCGTGGAAAACGCGTTGGGCAACGAGCAGATGTCCGTCCTGCTGTGCGACGCCCGCGGCGACGCCATCCGCCGCCAGCACTACATCCGTACGCTGCTGGCGCGCCAGGTCGACGGCTTCATCGTGCTCGGCGACTCCAACGACCTTCGCCCGTCGCTCACCCGCGACATCCCGGTCCCGGTCGTCTACGTGTACGGCGAGTCCGACGACCCGGGCGACCTGTCGGTACTCGCCGACGACGAGGACGGCGCCCGGCTCGCCACCGAGCACCTGGTCTCCTTGGGCCGCCAACGGATCGCGCACATCACCGGCCCGGAGGCGTACCGGGCCGCCCGCGACCGCGTCGCCAGCCTCCGCAAAGTCCTCGCGGCCGCCGGACTCCCGCTCGTCGGCGGCGACCCCTTGTACGGCGAGTGGTCACAGCGCTGGGGCCGGAACGCCGCCAAGATGCTCCTCACCGCCAACCCCGAGATCGACGCCATCTTCTGCGGCAACGACCAGATCGCCACCGGCGTGGCCAACACCGTCCGGGAGCTCGGCCGCCAAATCCCCGACGACGTCTCCATCATCGGGTACGACAACTGGCATGAGTTCGCCGCCGACTGCCAGCCCCCACTGACCACAGTGGACCTCAACCTGCAGCAGCTCGGCGCGACCGCGGTGAAACACCTTTTCGCCGCCCTGGACGGCCAGCCCGCGTCGGGCGTCATCCGCCAACCCTGCCGCCTGGTAGTCCGCGACTCCACCGGCCCGGCCACACGCCGCGAATGA
- a CDS encoding glycoside hydrolase family 127 protein, with translation MIGPVLPSAGALRPLGLDQVRLSGGFWGERQERNANATIPHAHEWLDKTGWLGNFRLAAAGELAPHRRRGREFSDSEVYKLAEAMAWENGRGGSAPIDELSTVVAAAQEPGGYLNTVFGRPGQEPRYSDLVWGHELYCYGHLIQAGVARLRTGVEDALTATAIRAADHVCVEFGAAGRQTLCGHPEIEMALVELYRVTGSSRYLDQARLFVDRRGQATLPDIELGRTYYQDDIPIRERTAFAGHAVRALYLASGAVDVAVETGDDKLLAAVVRQWERTVATRTYLTGGMGSRHEGEAFGDDFELPADRAYVETCAAVASVMLSWRLLLATGEARFADLAERTLYNVVATSTSLDGRAFFYANPLQQRSAGSALDPTKPWPRATSSERAPWRDVSCCPTNVARTLASLGGYVATADHHGLQLHQYAGGTVRDGETELAVTTDYPWQGSVVVRVDRTGERPWRLSLRVPAWAGEATLVTPEGVERVGPGYAVVSRTWRPGDQVRLELPVAPRWTAADPRIDAVRGCVAVERGPLVYCAESVDHDSVLALDVVNVDRSAPVTERPLPALGRDVVALDIPAPTTAAAGNGWPYGSINAEESEPGNLTLVPYHLWANRGPVTMRVWLPLDRR, from the coding sequence ATGATCGGACCGGTGCTTCCGTCGGCGGGCGCGCTACGCCCCTTGGGCCTCGACCAGGTGCGGCTCAGCGGCGGCTTCTGGGGCGAGCGGCAGGAGCGCAACGCGAACGCGACGATCCCGCACGCGCACGAGTGGCTGGACAAGACCGGTTGGCTGGGCAACTTCCGGCTCGCCGCCGCGGGCGAGTTGGCGCCGCATCGCCGCCGCGGGCGGGAGTTCTCCGACTCCGAGGTCTACAAGCTCGCCGAGGCGATGGCGTGGGAGAACGGTCGTGGCGGCAGCGCGCCGATCGATGAGCTGTCCACTGTGGTCGCGGCGGCGCAGGAGCCGGGCGGGTACCTGAACACGGTGTTCGGCCGGCCCGGACAGGAGCCGCGCTACTCGGACCTGGTGTGGGGGCACGAGCTGTACTGCTACGGCCACCTCATCCAGGCGGGCGTGGCCCGGCTGCGCACCGGCGTAGAGGACGCGCTGACGGCGACGGCGATCCGGGCCGCCGACCACGTGTGCGTGGAGTTCGGCGCGGCCGGCCGGCAGACCCTGTGCGGGCATCCGGAGATCGAGATGGCGCTGGTGGAGTTGTACCGCGTCACCGGTTCGTCGCGCTACCTCGACCAGGCCCGGCTCTTCGTCGACCGGCGCGGGCAGGCCACCCTGCCCGACATCGAGCTGGGCCGGACGTACTACCAGGACGACATTCCGATCCGGGAGCGCACGGCGTTCGCGGGGCACGCGGTGCGCGCCCTGTACCTGGCCAGCGGCGCGGTCGACGTGGCCGTGGAGACCGGGGACGACAAGTTGCTCGCCGCCGTCGTACGGCAGTGGGAGCGGACGGTCGCGACCCGGACGTACCTCACCGGCGGCATGGGCTCGCGGCACGAGGGTGAGGCGTTCGGCGACGACTTCGAGCTGCCCGCCGACCGGGCGTACGTGGAGACGTGCGCGGCGGTCGCGTCGGTGATGCTGTCCTGGCGGCTGCTGCTGGCCACCGGCGAGGCGCGCTTCGCCGACTTGGCCGAGCGCACGCTCTACAACGTGGTGGCCACCTCGACGTCGCTGGACGGCCGGGCGTTCTTCTACGCCAACCCCTTGCAGCAGCGCAGCGCCGGCTCGGCTCTCGACCCGACCAAGCCGTGGCCGCGGGCCACGTCGAGCGAACGGGCGCCGTGGCGCGACGTCTCGTGCTGCCCGACCAACGTGGCGCGCACGCTCGCGTCGCTGGGCGGCTACGTCGCGACCGCCGACCACCACGGCCTTCAGCTCCACCAGTACGCCGGCGGCACGGTGCGCGACGGCGAGACCGAGCTGGCCGTCACGACCGACTACCCGTGGCAGGGGTCGGTCGTCGTGCGGGTGGATCGGACCGGCGAGCGGCCGTGGCGGCTCTCGCTGCGCGTACCGGCGTGGGCCGGCGAGGCGACGCTGGTGACGCCCGAGGGCGTCGAGCGGGTCGGGCCGGGCTACGCGGTCGTGTCCCGCACCTGGCGCCCCGGCGACCAGGTACGGCTGGAGCTGCCGGTCGCGCCACGGTGGACCGCCGCGGATCCGCGCATCGACGCGGTGCGGGGCTGCGTGGCGGTGGAGCGTGGCCCGCTCGTGTACTGCGCCGAGTCGGTCGACCACGACTCGGTGCTGGCGCTGGATGTGGTCAATGTGGACCGTTCGGCGCCGGTGACCGAGCGCCCGCTGCCGGCGCTCGGCCGGGACGTCGTCGCGCTCGACATCCCGGCGCCCACCACTGCCGCGGCCGGCAACGGCTGGCCGTACGGATCGATCAACGCCGAAGAGTCAGAGCCGGGCAACCTCACCCTCGTCCCCTACCACCTGTGGGCGAACCGCGGGCCCGTCACGATGCGGGTCTGGCTCCCACTGGATAGGAGGTAG
- a CDS encoding LamG-like jellyroll fold domain-containing protein, whose protein sequence is MLIWPGRGITVRQETAYPEATTTRLTITGSGTFTLRLRIPSWTSGAQIRVNGVVQSVTVTPGTYAVVSRAWASGDAVDVSLPMALTRESTPDNAAVQAVKYGPIVLSGAYGTNNLSTMPTLNPSTIAATATPLQFTATASTGAVTLLPFYKMHGQRYTVYWNVNTTPPPPPFVAHYRFDETSGTAAADATGNGRTATLAGGAGWITGRTGNAVDLTGSTAHVSLPAGILAGATACSVATWVRLDTITNWTRVFDLGSGTSTNMFFTPRSSAGTARFAITTAGSGGEQRINAPSALPTGAWTHVAVTLSGALGILYVNGVEVARNAALTLRPADLGSTTQNWIGRSQYGGDPYLDGAVDGFRLYSRVLSAAEVADLHSTGQ, encoded by the coding sequence GTGCTCATCTGGCCCGGCCGGGGCATCACCGTACGGCAGGAGACGGCGTACCCGGAGGCGACCACCACCCGGCTCACCATCACCGGCTCGGGGACGTTCACGCTGCGGCTGCGGATTCCATCGTGGACCAGTGGCGCGCAGATCCGGGTCAACGGCGTGGTCCAGAGCGTCACGGTCACGCCCGGGACGTACGCGGTCGTGAGCCGCGCCTGGGCCTCCGGCGACGCGGTCGACGTGAGCCTGCCGATGGCGCTGACCCGGGAGTCCACTCCGGACAACGCCGCGGTGCAGGCCGTGAAGTACGGCCCGATCGTGCTGTCCGGCGCGTACGGCACCAACAACCTGTCGACGATGCCCACGCTCAACCCGTCGACGATCGCCGCCACCGCGACCCCGTTGCAGTTCACCGCGACCGCCAGCACCGGCGCGGTCACCCTGCTGCCGTTCTACAAGATGCACGGCCAGCGCTACACGGTCTACTGGAACGTCAACACCACGCCGCCCCCGCCGCCGTTCGTGGCGCACTACCGCTTCGACGAGACGTCGGGCACCGCGGCGGCGGACGCGACCGGCAACGGCCGTACGGCCACCTTGGCTGGCGGTGCCGGCTGGATCACCGGCCGCACCGGCAACGCGGTCGATCTCACCGGTTCGACCGCGCACGTGTCGTTGCCGGCGGGCATCCTCGCCGGTGCCACCGCGTGCAGCGTCGCCACCTGGGTCCGGTTGGACACGATCACCAACTGGACCCGGGTGTTCGACCTCGGCTCCGGCACCAGCACGAACATGTTCTTCACCCCGCGCAGCAGCGCGGGCACCGCGCGGTTCGCCATCACCACCGCCGGGTCGGGTGGCGAACAGCGCATCAACGCCCCTTCGGCGCTGCCCACCGGCGCGTGGACGCACGTCGCGGTCACGCTGTCCGGCGCCCTCGGCATCCTGTACGTCAACGGCGTCGAGGTCGCCCGCAACGCGGCGCTGACCCTGCGCCCCGCCGACCTGGGCAGCACCACCCAGAACTGGATCGGCCGCTCCCAGTACGGAGGAGATCCGTACCTGGACGGCGCGGTGGACGGCTTCCGGCTCTACAGCCGGGTGCTTTCCGCGGCCGAGGTGGCCGATCTCCACTCCACCGGACAGTAA
- a CDS encoding polysaccharide lyase family protein, with product MPASVRRLRTTGELGRILLSWEGEAYRPLVDHYAVYVSEPGGPESLLGKTVYATFVHGKLGGRARTFHYRVVTVDAAGDRSRPTRAVVGTSAESVTVSGRPIATVGTLDHKSLEFALAPNLSAQFTARFGTGVDYTYGVDAPGVDWSYIHPGPSDAWAGRKAHRFTFRFTVDAVPAGEVWLAIWLIDTHATLPGTAVLGLNGTTVREVALEKGATRGSLEGDAALPGSPLKPSYVELALPKAALVAGENVLTIDKTSGSWHVYDALGVYEK from the coding sequence ATGCCAGCTTCTGTACGCCGGCTGCGTACGACCGGCGAGCTGGGCCGCATCCTGCTGTCCTGGGAGGGCGAGGCGTACCGGCCGCTCGTGGACCACTACGCGGTCTACGTTTCCGAGCCGGGCGGGCCGGAGAGCCTGCTGGGCAAGACGGTCTACGCCACCTTCGTCCACGGCAAGCTCGGCGGGCGGGCGCGGACGTTCCACTACCGGGTGGTCACCGTCGACGCGGCCGGCGACCGGAGCCGGCCCACCCGCGCCGTGGTGGGCACCAGCGCCGAGTCCGTCACCGTCTCCGGCCGCCCGATCGCGACGGTGGGCACGTTGGACCACAAGAGCCTGGAGTTCGCGCTCGCACCGAACCTCAGCGCCCAGTTCACCGCGCGGTTCGGCACCGGCGTGGACTACACGTACGGCGTGGACGCGCCGGGCGTGGACTGGTCGTACATCCATCCCGGGCCGTCCGACGCCTGGGCCGGGCGCAAGGCGCACCGGTTCACGTTCCGGTTCACTGTGGACGCCGTACCCGCGGGCGAGGTGTGGCTGGCGATCTGGCTCATCGACACGCACGCCACGCTCCCGGGCACCGCGGTGCTGGGCCTGAACGGGACGACCGTGCGGGAGGTGGCGCTGGAGAAGGGCGCCACGCGGGGTTCCTTGGAGGGCGATGCCGCGCTCCCCGGCTCGCCACTCAAGCCGTCGTACGTCGAACTGGCGCTGCCGAAGGCCGCCCTGGTGGCCGGCGAGAACGTGCTGACCATCGACAAGACCAGCGGTTCCTGGCACGTGTACGACGCGCTGGGGGTTTACGAGAAGTAG
- a CDS encoding alkaline phosphatase D family protein has translation MATIDRRSFLALSGVSTAAVVLGSGHPAAAGYDGRVPANPFTLGVASGDPHPDGVVLWTRLAPEPLAADGHGGMPRRPFTVAYEVAEDEGFARIAARGHALATPELAHSVHVEVCGLRPGREYFYRFRAGTELSPVGRTKTAPAPYAMPDELRFTTASCQAWYHGHFTAYEHMAKEDLDVLFFLGDYIYEYGITATNLWRQGVPMPAAEHGVETVTLEQYRLRYALFKTDPHLQAVHASVPWVITTDDHEVQNNYADEWSETGIPPADFLRRRAVAYRAFYENLPLRAVSLPDGPHLALHHRLRWGRLADFNVLDNRQHRDPYPAGAVVDNSPERHDPSRTILGARQEKWLFDGVRRSQATWNVLATGVVMAQIDRDTGPGELYSNDMWDGFPACRDRLFAALRQSPATPVVLSGDIHRHVAAELKTDWRDPASATMGVELVGGSIGSDGDGADTDSFGPLWLANPHVKLYNARRGYLSCRMTPTALTSEFKTLPYVTRPGAPVTTAARFVTEAGRPALNREV, from the coding sequence GTGGCCACCATCGATCGCCGATCCTTTCTCGCCCTGAGCGGTGTCAGCACCGCCGCCGTCGTCCTCGGCTCCGGCCATCCGGCCGCCGCCGGATACGACGGCCGTGTGCCCGCGAACCCGTTCACTCTCGGTGTCGCCTCCGGCGACCCGCATCCCGACGGCGTGGTGCTCTGGACCCGCCTCGCGCCCGAGCCGCTCGCCGCGGACGGCCACGGTGGCATGCCCCGCCGGCCGTTCACGGTGGCGTACGAGGTCGCCGAGGACGAAGGCTTCGCCCGGATCGCGGCGCGCGGACACGCGCTCGCCACGCCCGAGCTGGCCCACTCCGTGCACGTCGAGGTTTGCGGGCTACGCCCCGGCCGGGAGTACTTCTACCGCTTCCGGGCCGGCACGGAGCTGAGCCCGGTCGGGCGGACGAAGACCGCGCCCGCGCCGTACGCGATGCCGGACGAGCTGCGCTTCACCACCGCGTCCTGCCAAGCCTGGTACCACGGCCACTTCACGGCGTACGAGCACATGGCCAAGGAGGACCTGGACGTCCTGTTCTTCCTCGGCGACTACATCTACGAGTACGGCATCACCGCCACCAACCTGTGGCGGCAGGGTGTGCCGATGCCGGCCGCTGAGCACGGCGTCGAGACCGTCACGCTGGAGCAGTACCGGCTGCGCTACGCGCTCTTCAAGACCGACCCCCACCTGCAGGCCGTCCACGCCTCCGTGCCATGGGTCATCACCACGGACGACCACGAGGTGCAGAACAACTACGCCGACGAGTGGTCCGAGACCGGCATCCCGCCGGCCGACTTCCTGCGCCGGCGGGCGGTGGCGTACCGCGCCTTCTACGAGAACCTGCCACTGCGCGCGGTGTCCCTTCCGGACGGTCCACACCTGGCGCTCCACCACCGGCTGCGCTGGGGCCGGCTGGCGGACTTCAACGTGCTGGACAACCGGCAGCACCGCGACCCGTACCCGGCCGGCGCGGTCGTCGACAACTCCCCGGAACGGCACGACCCGAGCCGCACGATCCTCGGAGCCCGCCAGGAGAAGTGGCTGTTCGACGGCGTACGCCGCTCGCAGGCCACCTGGAACGTCTTGGCCACCGGGGTCGTCATGGCCCAGATCGACCGGGACACCGGCCCCGGCGAGCTGTACAGCAACGACATGTGGGACGGCTTCCCGGCCTGCCGCGACCGGCTCTTCGCCGCGCTGCGCCAGTCGCCGGCCACCCCGGTCGTGCTCAGCGGCGACATCCACCGGCACGTCGCGGCCGAGCTGAAGACCGACTGGCGCGACCCGGCCTCGGCCACGATGGGCGTCGAGCTGGTCGGCGGCTCGATCGGCTCCGACGGCGACGGCGCGGACACGGACAGCTTCGGTCCACTGTGGCTGGCCAACCCGCACGTGAAGCTCTACAACGCGCGCCGCGGCTACCTCAGCTGCCGGATGACGCCCACGGCGCTGACCAGCGAGTTCAAGACGCTGCCGTACGTCACGCGGCCCGGCGCACCGGTCACCACCGCGGCCCGCTTCGTCACCGAAGCCGGCCGCCCGGCCCTGAACCGAGAGGTGTGA
- a CDS encoding ROK family transcriptional regulator yields the protein MLRRLNSAATLRALRGAGEPTLTELAQRTGLSRPTTEAVLAELAVRGLAEEVAPLVGQRLGRPARRYRFRAEAGLALGIEIDAHRTVLFLSDLDGRTVASHRAELDPAGARAERLAAVRAAVRACLREAGATHAELWAVAAGTPGVVDPEGRVTSCTVVPDWAGVDLARELGRSFACPVLVENDANLAAVAERWRGVAVDVDDVVYVLAGLHTGAGAIIGGQLRRGRWGAAGEVGVLPELGWRDTAAALAGRRGVDLEGAAAKVLAAADAGDAQARERVAALAARMARGVAALVLAMDPEMVVVGGALTLAGGALVEEVRRQVRPLCLSPTRIEASTLSDESVALGAVRLALDRIEADLLRTHSP from the coding sequence GTGCTGCGCCGGCTTAACTCGGCCGCCACCCTGCGGGCGCTGCGCGGGGCCGGCGAGCCGACGCTGACCGAGCTGGCCCAGCGGACCGGGCTGTCCCGGCCGACCACCGAGGCCGTACTCGCGGAACTGGCCGTCCGCGGCCTGGCGGAGGAGGTGGCACCGCTGGTCGGGCAGCGGCTGGGGCGGCCAGCGCGGCGATATCGCTTCCGCGCGGAGGCCGGCCTCGCGCTCGGCATCGAGATCGACGCGCACCGGACGGTGCTCTTCCTGTCCGACCTGGACGGTCGGACGGTGGCCAGCCACCGCGCGGAGCTGGATCCGGCGGGGGCCCGAGCCGAGCGCCTGGCGGCGGTCCGCGCGGCGGTGCGGGCGTGCCTGCGCGAGGCCGGCGCCACCCACGCGGAGCTGTGGGCCGTCGCGGCCGGCACCCCCGGCGTGGTCGACCCCGAGGGCCGGGTCACCTCGTGCACGGTCGTGCCGGACTGGGCCGGCGTCGACCTGGCCCGCGAGCTCGGCCGGTCGTTCGCCTGCCCGGTGCTGGTGGAGAACGACGCCAACCTCGCCGCCGTGGCCGAGCGCTGGCGGGGCGTCGCCGTCGACGTCGACGACGTCGTGTACGTGCTCGCCGGCCTGCACACGGGCGCGGGCGCCATCATCGGCGGGCAGCTGCGGCGCGGTCGCTGGGGCGCCGCCGGCGAGGTCGGCGTGCTGCCCGAGCTGGGCTGGCGGGACACCGCCGCGGCGCTCGCCGGCCGGCGCGGGGTCGACCTCGAAGGGGCCGCGGCGAAGGTCCTGGCCGCGGCCGACGCCGGCGACGCGCAGGCCCGGGAGCGGGTGGCCGCGCTGGCCGCGCGCATGGCGCGAGGCGTGGCCGCGCTCGTCCTGGCGATGGACCCGGAGATGGTCGTCGTGGGCGGCGCGCTCACCCTCGCCGGCGGTGCTCTTGTCGAGGAGGTACGCCGGCAGGTGCGCCCGCTGTGCCTGAGCCCGACCCGGATCGAGGCGTCGACCCTGAGTGACGAGTCAGTCGCGCTGGGCGCCGTACGGCTGGCCCTGGACCGGATCGAGGCGGACCTGCTCCGAACCCACTCTCCGTGA
- a CDS encoding DUF4180 domain-containing protein, translating into MTSWTLDEVHGVRVFAFAPDGPPVRDAMELVAAAFEHDAEFLVVPAERLAPEFFTLSSGVAGEFLQKLVNYRLRLAVIGDISAHVAASNALRDFVRETNRGRQAWFLETRADLATRLAAPTPHG; encoded by the coding sequence ATGACCTCCTGGACGCTTGACGAAGTCCACGGCGTGCGCGTTTTCGCGTTCGCGCCCGACGGGCCGCCGGTGCGCGACGCCATGGAGCTTGTCGCGGCCGCCTTCGAGCACGACGCCGAGTTCCTGGTCGTGCCGGCCGAGCGGCTCGCCCCCGAGTTCTTCACGCTGAGCTCGGGCGTCGCCGGGGAGTTCCTCCAGAAGCTCGTCAACTACCGGCTCCGCCTGGCGGTCATCGGCGATATCTCCGCGCACGTCGCCGCCAGCAACGCCCTGCGCGACTTCGTCCGCGAGACCAACCGCGGCCGCCAGGCATGGTTCCTAGAAACCCGCGCCGACCTGGCTACGCGCCTAGCCGCCCCCACCCCCCACGGATGA